The genomic stretch GAGACCGGAATGTTGAGTTTTCCGCCAACCGGCAGAGATACTTCGCTGTTCTGAACCGTGGCAAAGCCGGCCTTGCTCACGCTCAGGGTGTATTTGCCCGCGGTGAGCACCGGAAACTGGAACAGACCATCGGACTTGCTGGTGGTTTCCTGCTTCGCACCGGTGGCTGAATTCAGGACCGTGACAGTTGCGCCGGGCAGGACTGCGCCGGTTGCATCAGTAACGGTACCCTCAATAGCTCCTCCTGCCAACGACTGAGCCCACACGGTGGAGGGCGTCGTCAGCAGCAACAGAACCAGACATGCAAAACACACTAAGGACTTCGTTTTCATAAACGCAGTTTTCCCACTTTGTTGTTTTTTTTGGAATGGGGGAATGTCTAAGTAATCCCAGAGTACCAGAACAGTTTGAACGCGCTGTAAATGTTTTTCGCTACAGGCACTTTAGTTCTATAGGTTAAGTTGCGCGGCCCAACCTGTACAATCAACCCTGAACATGCCGGCCACGATCCGTTCATTCGCCAAGATCAACTTAGGACTCGCCATAGGCGTTCCGCGCGCCGACGGCTTTCATGACTTGCGCACGATTTACCAGACGGTGAGGCTGCATGACGTATTGAAAATTGATATTGCGCGCGGGGTTGGAATCGAGATTCGCTGCAAGGACCCTCGGGTTCCCGCCGATGAGACGAATACGTGCTGGCGCGTAGCAGAGCGGGTCTTAAAGACACTAAAGCAGCGTGCGAAAGTAGTCATCACGATCGAGAAGAAACTGCCGGTGCAGGGCGGAATCGGCGGCGGATCATCGAACGCAGTTGCGACCATGTTGGGGTTGGAAAAGGCCCTGAAGGCGAAGTTGTCAGGGCAGGAGCGGGTGCGGATCGCTGCCGAAGTTGGATCGGACTTACCCCTCTTCCTCGTCGGCGGGACGGTGTTGGGCTGCGGTCGAGGCGAGGAAGTCTGGCCAATGCCGGATCTCCCGCCCTGGGACATCGTGATTGCGACGCCGGAGATTGGTGTGGCTACTCCGGAGGCGTTCCGTCGCTGGGACGAGTTGGTCAAAAACAATGGAAAATTGACGGATACTGGCCTATCCGATAGAATTTCTAAGTTCAGTCGCTCTGCTTTTGAGTGGCTGACAGGTTTACCCACAACCGGTGTTCCCGCAAAAGGCGGGAACCGGGCCGAGACGCTGCTTCTCGACCTCGTCCGAGCCGGGATCGAAAACGACTTCGAACGCGTCGTATTTCCTGAGTATCCCGAACTTCGAGACGTGAAGCGTGCATTGGAGCGCGAAGGCGCGAAGTTCGCCTCATTGTCGGGCTCCGGTTCAACGGTTTTTGGGTTGTTCTCGGCTCCCGCGGCCGCGGAGAAGGCGGCGGCGAAGCTGAGCCGGACGGGAATTCCCGCGCAGGCGACGAAGTTCCTGAACCGGGAGCCGTACTGGCGGGAAATGAGCTACTGAGTCGCTCTTGGTTTGCTGAGAGGGTTTGCTGAGAAGCTGAGTAGCTCAGCAGCTTCACTGGGCGGTCGACTAATGGTAGGTCAAGTGCCTTTGGAGCACTTTGTCTAGGTTCGAATCCTAGCCGCCCAGCCAGAAACTTCGGGAAATCGGGTAGTCGGCAAGAAGTCACGGCATTAGGGGCCAGAAGGGGCCGGGCAGCGCCTGGCACTACTAGAAACGATGGAAGCAGGAACCAGGACGAGCGCAGTGGAACCAAAGCAACCTTCGCACGACCTCGCGCCAACCAGCGCGCCAGTCGCAGGAGAAGCCATGGGTACTGTGACAGCAGAAAAGAAGGCTCCTGAAACCAAGACCGCGCCCAAGCCGGTCCGTGCCCGACAGGACGACAAGTTTAAGGTTTTTTCGGGCACTTCCAACCCCGATTTAGCTCGCGAAGT from Terriglobia bacterium encodes the following:
- the ispE gene encoding 4-(cytidine 5'-diphospho)-2-C-methyl-D-erythritol kinase, producing MPATIRSFAKINLGLAIGVPRADGFHDLRTIYQTVRLHDVLKIDIARGVGIEIRCKDPRVPADETNTCWRVAERVLKTLKQRAKVVITIEKKLPVQGGIGGGSSNAVATMLGLEKALKAKLSGQERVRIAAEVGSDLPLFLVGGTVLGCGRGEEVWPMPDLPPWDIVIATPEIGVATPEAFRRWDELVKNNGKLTDTGLSDRISKFSRSAFEWLTGLPTTGVPAKGGNRAETLLLDLVRAGIENDFERVVFPEYPELRDVKRALEREGAKFASLSGSGSTVFGLFSAPAAAEKAAAKLSRTGIPAQATKFLNREPYWREMSY